The Malassezia vespertilionis chromosome 2, complete sequence genomic sequence cggAAAGGTGTATGCTGCAGGATCTGAAGATATGGACACGCTCACgttcggcgcgccgatccTGCTGCGAAATCTTACAGCCAGCGAGCAAAAAAAGCTACCCGTAACAGAGATCACGCTTGCCAAGGCCCTGGAGGAAATGGGCATGCCGATGGACAAGTTTGTCGATTTGTGTCTCTTGCTGGGCTGCGACTACTTGGACCCGATCCGCGGCGTAGGGCCAAAGAAAGCACTGAAGCTTGTGGAAGAGTTTGGCAGCTTGGACAAGATCCTTGCACACCTCGAGCAGGTCGAAAAAGAAAAGGAGCTGAAAAAGAAAGCCACCGAGCCCAGGCAGGAACAGCGCGGCTCTGGAGACGAGAGCGACGCAGAAACCGCACCAAAGAAACGTGCAGGCGGTATTCAAGTACCTGAACTATGGCCCTacgaagaggcgcgccaACTCTTCCACCGCCCCGACGTGCTGGAGGGTGCAAAGATTGAGGTGCGTACACTGACCATCTCACACTAGCTCAAATGGGAGCAGCCCAAAGCTGACGAGCTCGTCCAATTCCTTTGCGGAGATAAAGGATTTAGGTACGCAAACGACTGCACACTGACCACAGCGAGGACCGCGTACGGCGTGGCTGCGAAAAattgtcgcgcgcagtggGCCAAAAGCAACAGGGACGACTCGATGGCTTTTTCATGTACGGCTCTGCGCTCAGACTCACCATGCAGTGCACAGCCGCGAATCGGGGATACGCCCGCCAAACGAAAATCCGATGGTCTTGCAGGAGATAAACGCGCCAGCAGCAAGTCTGCACGCGGATAGGCGTCAATGCATTATTAGTTAGTCAGCATATCTTCATTGACCTATGGGGTGGGGTATGGGTGGGACACGGTAACGTGTTTCAACCACGTGGTCCGGCGGCAGACTTTTCAGGGCACTTTGCTTGAGTACCTTGTGACCCAGCGCCGACTTCAATTTGCGCTGGTTGGCCTAGGTGTGACAATGAGTGCACCTTTGCAGCCGTTTGATGATAAACAAGGGCCTGGAGACGTGGTGCTTGTACCGCCCGTAACAGCTACTAGCAATCACCTTTTTAATTCGCCGCAACAAGGTGACGCCTCGTTTGTGGATACTAGCCAGCAGGGGTTGGCGAGTTTCCACTCGCAGAATTTCATGGACCAAACCGGCAGTTACAGTCCTGTGGCTGAGCCGCAGTCTTTCTACAACACTGGGTCACAGTCCAAAATGGCTCCTAGCCAATCTTTTGCTGGCATGAGCAGCTACGCTTCTGATTTCCAGCCACATCATAGCTCCAACTCACTCTATGAGCGCGACAATGCGAGCATCAGCTCAAACCAGCCTTTGCAAGATCCCTACCCGTGGATGACGATGTCAGACGTCAAGGAGCCCGACGACGACTTGCATGATCCGACACAGCGCGACAGGGTGCGCGGAtctgcacagcgcgcgattCTGAATATCAGCACCTTGGTTCTTTTCGTACTTGCTCTTTTGATGCTCTTCGCGGGATACCCTATTTTGCACCACTACACAGAGTCCAAGGATCAAGATCAACGCCAGGCTGACATTGCTAGGGAAATGTCAGTAAAGCCCCCAATTTTTGCGGATCCCAAGTCATTCCCGCTGAACCGGGTTAACAATACGATTCCTGGGGTAAAGGACCCGAGAATCAAGTCTTTGATTGAC encodes the following:
- the FEN1 gene encoding Elongation of fatty acids protein 2 (COG:L; EggNog:ENOG503NUX0); the encoded protein is MGIKGLTSLLNDEAPGAIKQLDIKTLFGRKVAIDASTSLYQFLIAVRQADGQQMMSESGEVTSHLLGFFYRTLRMVDYGIKPMYVFDGKPPDLKKDVLVKRFGKREEAREQEEEVKDIADTQVLDQLARRQVRPTREHNAEVQKLLTLMGIPWVIAPSEAEAQCAELARSGKVYAAGSEDMDTLTFGAPILLRNLTASEQKKLPVTEITLAKALEEMGMPMDKFVDLCLLLGCDYLDPIRGVGPKKALKLVEEFGSLDKILAHLEQVEKEKELKKKATEPRQEQRGSGDESDAETAPKKRAGGIQVPELWPYEEARQLFHRPDVLEGAKIEVRTLTISH